From Pedobacter aquae:
AGAGTTATCCATTAGGAATTTTTTATAGGGCATTTTACCGCACCCTACATCTAATAAAGTACCTGTAAGTTGAGATGAATTTCTTTTAAGGAAATTAAAAATACAAGTTCTAATTAGATATCTATCTAAGTTATGCCTTGTTAATTTAGGACTTATAAAATTTTCATCTATCATTAATCTCTCTTTTTTAATACTGCTACTATGTTTCTACCTTTAATTAATTGAGGGATTACCTTTGTTTTAATACTTTTAATATTAAATATATCAGCTATTTTGATTATAAATTTATAAATTAAATATTTTGATCTGAATTTCAGCTGTGTTTCATTAGCCCAAAATGTAAGTATTTTATTAATTTCATCTATCGTTGGATTCTCTATTTGAATTCTAATCACTTCAAGATTAAAATGACTAGCTACGTTAATAATAGTTTTTTTATCCCAAAGACCAATGTGATGAGGCGGTAAATTTAATGTGTGAAATTTATCAGAATAGTATAAGTAAGGATTTGAGTTAGGAACACCAAATATGATATATCCATTTTTATCTAAAAGGTTTAATGAATTTATAAAGAATGAATTAACATCATATATATGTTCTAAGACTTGAAAAGAACAAACGAGATTGTATTTTAATCCTCTATTTTTATGTTCTTCTATGATCTCATCGTAAACATTTAGGCCTCTAATTTTACAAAAATCTGCAGCATTTTTATTTAACTCTATTCCAGAACATTGGATTTTAGTATTGTTTTTTAAATAATAAATAAAGTCTCCAGTTGCACAACCTATTTCCAATAATTCACTAATTTCTAAATTCTTAATTATATCTAAACTTGTTTGGTGTTCCCATTTTGGAAATCTATAATAAGTAGATCTATTTTTATGTAAATCAATATATAACTTTTCTTTTCCTTCCAAGGTTTCCGGATAAAAAAAACGATATTTCGTCTTAATACATCTTCTAAGTTGAAATTTTCCTTTCTGGAAGTATTCACTTACGTCTATTCCATAATCTTTTAAATATAAGTCTATTATCTTAGTTGAATCAAATTCTTCAACTAGTTCTGTGTTGGAAATATTATCTATGGGACTTTTTATCATTAATTTTCAATTTTAATTTGCCAATCATTCTGTTGTATGAACTTAGCGCTTCCTTCTTGCCAATAATAATCTCTAAGTTCACTGTCTTGGAAAACTTGAAATTGACAAACATTAGTAATCGTTTCTAGCTTTTGTTTAGTAGCTGACTCAGCGAAATGTAATGTTAGACTATAAAGACCTGGATAAAGTTTTAATTCTTTAATAACATTAGTAAGAATTGTTTTCCCTGGTTGAGTACCAAATTTTGCATCTTGAAAAGTAATTAGGTTATGGATAAGAGGAAGGTCGTTCATATCCATAATTTGATATGATATCGCAGGTCTTTGTAATGGCTCTACAATATTTATACTAATATTTATTTCAAGATTATTATTTATATTCTGATTATTATTTAGATGTGTGGTTTTAAGAAAGACTCTATCAATACAAGTTTTATCCTTTCTTTCATTTAGATATTCTAAATTATCATTTTGGCCATCATTTTGATATTGGCTTATAACTTTAGGCGTTTTATCTATACTTTTTAAGATGCCATTCTTTAAATATATACAGTTTGAAGTTAGTGTGTTAACTGCTGCCATATTATGGCTTACGAATAAAACCGTTCTCCCTTCTCCCTTATTCACATCATTCATCTTCCCCAAACATTTTTTCTGAAACTCTGCATCTCCAACAGCTAATACCTCGTCTACAATTAAAATTTCAGACTCTAAATGCGCAGCCACTGCAAAAGCGAGCCTCACATACATACCAGAAGAATAACGCTTTACTGGGGTATCTATATAGCGCTCAACACCAGCAAAGTCTACAATTTCATCAAACTGACTTTGTATTTCATACTTGCGCATACCTAAGATGGCGCCATTAAGGAAAATATTTTCCCTGCCAGAAAGTTCAGGATGAAAACCCGTACCTACCTCCAATAAGGAAGCAATACGGCCTTTTACTTTTACAGAGCCAGTGGTGGGTCCTGTTACCCGGCTTAAGATCTTTAAGAGGGTACTTTTACCTGCACCATTACGACCGATGATACCAACGGCATCTCCCTGCTCAATCTCAAAATTGATATCCTTTAAGCTCCAAACATAATCGCTATTGCCTTTGGTACTGCGGTCATTGGTTTCCCCAATTTTAAGGTAAGGATTCTCTTTACCTCTTACGGTATGCCACCATTTATTAAGATCATGAGCAATAGAACCTGTACCAATTTTACCTAAGCGGTATTGTTTAGATAGGTTCTCTACTTTTATGGCTACTCCCATTTTAAAAAAAATTAAGCTGAATTTAAGAAAATTGTTCGGGCTAAATATGATATGATGAATCTACCTCTTAAGAGCAATCAGTATATTAAGAAAGTAGAAATGTTCTTAAACTTACAGCCTTTATACCTTCTATACTATTGCCAGTGTAAGCGTCTAAAGTAACCACTTCTTTAGGGTAGTTATCTTGGATAAGTTTCAAATTTCCAAACTCTCTATCAAACGTTTTTTGTTCGTTTAAAGATAATGCTACTTGTACATATTTTTTTCGCCATTTCTCTCACAAAAAAAATCAATTTCTTGAGTTCCTATGATACCTATTTTTACATGATATCCGGAAGATATAAGATGATTGTAAACAACATTTTCAATGATTTTTCCTTTATCTTCTAAGCGATATCCCCAAATGCCATTTCTAATTCCTAGATTTTCAAAGTAAAATTTTTCTCCTATTTCAAATATTCGCTTTCCTAGAAGATCAAATCTGGAAACTTTATGAATTAAGAACGCATTTACTAGATGCTGAATATAAATTTGAACCTGGTTAGGGGGGATATTGGTTTTTTGGGATTTTAAAAAGTCACTTATTTTTTTTGCAGAAAATAGGCTACCCGTATGGGCAGCTAAGAAAATAACAAGCTGCTCTAAAAAAACAGTATTTCGTATAGCATATCGGTTGATAATGTCTCTATATACTATGGTATTGTAAATATTTTTTAAATATTCAAAAATCACCATGTCTGTTAAAGGCAAATTTTTAAGATAGGGTAAACCACCATATTTGATATATAAGTCTAAAGAATTATCTGTATCTGTTAAATGATGAAATTGCAAAAATTCTTCATAAGATAAACTATAAACGGTAAACTCTATATATCTACCACTTAATTTACCTGCAATATCGCCTGACAATAAATTGGCATTGCTTCCTGTACAATATAGGTCTAAATCTTGATGTAATAAAAGTGAGCGTAGTGCGTCTTGGAAATCTATAATATCCTGTATTTCATCTATGAAAACAAAAGTCTTTTTGCTAGCATGTTTCTTCGCTAATACATATTGATGTAAATCTTCTGCTGTTTTAATAAACGAAAAAGATAAATCTTCTTTATTGATGTATAAGATATTAGCATCTTCATGTTCTTTTTGAAGGAAATCAATAATTTGGAAAATTAAATAACTTTTACCAACCCTACGCTGTCCAGTAAATACTTTAATGATTGATTTTCCAATAAACGGTATTACCCGATTTAAATAATCAGTTCTTATTTCCAAATCAGCAGGAATCTTCATTGTAGTTATAGCTATAATTTGAGGTAAAAATACAGTAAGTTTTAGATATAACTAAAACTTTAATGTGTATTTTATAAGAACTTTCTCTTAAAATAAAAAATCAATCTTCAAAAATATAATCACTCACTAATGAACTAGTGACTAATAAACTAATTACTAAATAAAAACTCACTCCATTAAAAATAACCATAGGGCTTCGACTCCCTGTCTGCCGAAGGCAGACGCTCAGCCTGACAATTCTTAATAATGACATCTTAGCACTCACTATCGACCATCAACCATTACCCACCGACCATTTTCTATCGACCATTTTCCATCAATCATTGCTCACCGACCATTGCCCATTGTCCATCAACCATTGCCCATTGACTCCCTACTCATGAACTAACCCCTAACCACCTAACAAACTAACCCCTAACCACCTAACAAACTAACCCCTAACCACCTAACAAACTAACCCCTAACCACCTAACAAACCAACCCCTAACCACCTAACAAACTAACCACCTAACAAACTAACCAACTAACAAACTAACCAACTAACAAACTAACCACCTACACCGTATCCATAAAGCTTTTCTCCACCCTGTTAAAGATGATATAGCCTATACCAACAGAAAGAAGCATGAAAATAATACTGTATAGAATATGCAGAGGATCTACGTAACCTTTGGAAAAAAGAACATATTTAAAACTCTCTACAACGGGAGATAGCGGATTGATATCTACCAGCCAACGAAAACTTTTACCTTGTAAATAGGAGAGGGGATAAATCACTGGGGTAGCATACATGAGTAGTTGTACTGCGAAAGAAAGCAAAACAGCAAAATCCCGATATTTTGTAGTGACCGAAGAAATGATGATGCCCAAACCTAAGCCAATCCCTGCCATCAACAAAACAATAAAGGGTATAAATAATAAATTTGCACTCAACTGTAAAGGATATCCATTAAAATGGTAATAAATAATGACAAATATTAATAAGGCAAATTGGATAGCAAATTTTACCATATTAGAAATCACAACAGATAGCGGCATGACGATTCTGGGGAAATAAACTTTACCAAAAATGGAAGCATTGGAAGTAAAAGTACCCGAAGTACCGTTTAAGCAAGCTGCAAAATAGTTCCAAATCGTTAATCCGGCCATGTAAAAGGCCGCAGGTGCAATACCATCTGTAGGGATGCGAGCAATTTTGCCAAAAACCAATAAAAACATCATGGTGGTTAAAGCTGGCTGAATCACATGCCACATTGGCCCAAGAATTGTCTGTTTGTATTGAGCAACAAAATCACGCTTTACAAACAGCCACATCAAGTCACGGTAGTGCCAAACCTCTTTCAACTGTAAATCAAACAGTTTGTTTTTGGGTTGTATTTCTAAATCCCACTCATTTTGGGCTTGTACCTTCATGTTTTTTCTGTTGTTTTGTCTAATACGATTAACCATACACCATTGAACAACGGCTATCATCCCACTCTTTAAATCAAAACTCATTAAATCAAAAATATTAGGCTTCGACTCCGCTCAGCCTGACAATTCTTAAAATGACTCTCTACTATCCACTATTAATTGCATCAAAAAATAATCTGGCTATTTATCATAATGACCTAGTGCAGAAATTACGAACACAGTTACAATATCTTCTTGTACTTTATAGATTAGTCGGTCTTTTTGATTTATTCTTCTGGACCAGAAACCGGATAGTTCATATTTTAGGGGTTCTGGATTTCCAATTCCATGATAAGGAGTTTGGGCAAGCTCAATAAATATTTGCTCTATTTTTTTAATATTAGATTTATTGCCTGATTTGAAGTGTTTTTTGAGATGTTCTTCTGCAATTTTTTCTACTTTAATTGTAAACTTTCCCATAGGTTGTTTGGGTCAACAGTTTTATAGCTAGGATTTTTTTCAGCCTTTTTTATCATATCTACAAATTCTGGATTATAAGGTGATTCCTCTAACTTTTTCTCAAAATTGATTTTAAGAGCCTTCATAAAAGCTTTTATAGCTGCCAATTGCTCTTTGTTCTCAGGATGTACGATTAAGGTTTCCATATGTCACAATTTTCTCTTACAAATTTACAGAAATATTTTTATTCACTATCGACCATTAACTACCATACCAATCACTCCATCACAACTCACTCCATCAAAAATAATTGAAAGGCTTCGACTCCCACTTCGACTCCGCTCAGTGTGACAATTCTTACTCATAACTATTGACCATCGATCATTGACCATCAACCATAAACCAATCCCTAAATCAAAAATCACTCCATCAAAAATATCATCATCCACTAATGAACCAATGACTCCCTACTAACCAACTAACCAACCAACAAACTAACCAACTAGACCCTAACCAACTAACCCCTAACAAACTAACCCACTAATCCCTAACCAACTAACCCTAACAAACTAACCAACTAGACCCTAACCAACCAACCAACTAGAACCTAACAAACTAACCCCTAACAAACTAACCAACTGGACCCTAACCAACCAACCAACTAGAACCTAACAAACTAACCAACTAGTCCCTAACCAACCAGTCTCTCAACCTCTCCCGAAAACTTCTCATATGCAAACTTCTCCAAACAAGCATGTTGAATAGCTTTCTTCTCTTGTATGGATAATTTATTTTGAGACAAACTTTTTAGGGCTTCTTGAATAGCTTTGAAATCTCGAGGATTCACTAAAATACCAGCATCAGGGTTTTGTACAGCATCAATAGAGCCATCTTGATTTCCCGCTACTACTCGCAACCCACAAGCTTGCGCTTCAATAAACACCAGCCCAAAGCCTTCCTTTTCACTAGGTAAAACAAAAGCATCAGCAGCCTGGTAATAGTTGCTAATAGCTTCATCAGCAATAAATCCCGTGAGTATAATTTGTTTTTGTA
This genomic window contains:
- a CDS encoding class I SAM-dependent methyltransferase produces the protein MIKSPIDNISNTELVEEFDSTKIIDLYLKDYGIDVSEYFQKGKFQLRRCIKTKYRFFYPETLEGKEKLYIDLHKNRSTYYRFPKWEHQTSLDIIKNLEISELLEIGCATGDFIYYLKNNTKIQCSGIELNKNAADFCKIRGLNVYDEIIEEHKNRGLKYNLVCSFQVLEHIYDVNSFFINSLNLLDKNGYIIFGVPNSNPYLYYSDKFHTLNLPPHHIGLWDKKTIINVASHFNLEVIRIQIENPTIDEINKILTFWANETQLKFRSKYLIYKFIIKIADIFNIKSIKTKVIPQLIKGRNIVAVLKKRD
- a CDS encoding ABC transporter ATP-binding protein, whose translation is MGVAIKVENLSKQYRLGKIGTGSIAHDLNKWWHTVRGKENPYLKIGETNDRSTKGNSDYVWSLKDINFEIEQGDAVGIIGRNGAGKSTLLKILSRVTGPTTGSVKVKGRIASLLEVGTGFHPELSGRENIFLNGAILGMRKYEIQSQFDEIVDFAGVERYIDTPVKRYSSGMYVRLAFAVAAHLESEILIVDEVLAVGDAEFQKKCLGKMNDVNKGEGRTVLFVSHNMAAVNTLTSNCIYLKNGILKSIDKTPKVISQYQNDGQNDNLEYLNERKDKTCIDRVFLKTTHLNNNQNINNNLEINISINIVEPLQRPAISYQIMDMNDLPLIHNLITFQDAKFGTQPGKTILTNVIKELKLYPGLYSLTLHFAESATKQKLETITNVCQFQVFQDSELRDYYWQEGSAKFIQQNDWQIKIEN
- a CDS encoding ATP-binding protein; amino-acid sequence: MKIPADLEIRTDYLNRVIPFIGKSIIKVFTGQRRVGKSYLIFQIIDFLQKEHEDANILYINKEDLSFSFIKTAEDLHQYVLAKKHASKKTFVFIDEIQDIIDFQDALRSLLLHQDLDLYCTGSNANLLSGDIAGKLSGRYIEFTVYSLSYEEFLQFHHLTDTDNSLDLYIKYGGLPYLKNLPLTDMVIFEYLKNIYNTIVYRDIINRYAIRNTVFLEQLVIFLAAHTGSLFSAKKISDFLKSQKTNIPPNQVQIYIQHLVNAFLIHKVSRFDLLGKRIFEIGEKFYFENLGIRNGIWGYRLEDKGKIIENVVYNHLISSGYHVKIGIIGTQEIDFFCERNGEKNMYK
- a CDS encoding ABC transporter permease gives rise to the protein MSFDLKSGMIAVVQWCMVNRIRQNNRKNMKVQAQNEWDLEIQPKNKLFDLQLKEVWHYRDLMWLFVKRDFVAQYKQTILGPMWHVIQPALTTMMFLLVFGKIARIPTDGIAPAAFYMAGLTIWNYFAACLNGTSGTFTSNASIFGKVYFPRIVMPLSVVISNMVKFAIQFALLIFVIIYYHFNGYPLQLSANLLFIPFIVLLMAGIGLGLGIIISSVTTKYRDFAVLLSFAVQLLMYATPVIYPLSYLQGKSFRWLVDINPLSPVVESFKYVLFSKGYVDPLHILYSIIFMLLSVGIGYIIFNRVEKSFMDTV
- a CDS encoding Txe/YoeB family addiction module toxin produces the protein MGKFTIKVEKIAEEHLKKHFKSGNKSNIKKIEQIFIELAQTPYHGIGNPEPLKYELSGFWSRRINQKDRLIYKVQEDIVTVFVISALGHYDK
- a CDS encoding DUF2683 family protein, which encodes METLIVHPENKEQLAAIKAFMKALKINFEKKLEESPYNPEFVDMIKKAEKNPSYKTVDPNNLWESLQLK